From the Pseudomonadota bacterium genome, the window GCAGCCTCGATGTCTGCTGGTTCCCGTGGAACCGTGTTGATGCCCTGCCGCGCGCTCCGCGGGTGGTGACGATTCACGACACAGCGGCGTTCGACTGGCCGCGCAAGGGAAGGTGGGCCTGGCTCGACAACCATCGCGCCCAGTCGAGGCTGCGTCGCGCGGTGGCGCGCGCGGATCGCGTCATGACGGTCTCTTCGTTCTCTCGCGATTGCATCGCGCGTCACCTGGGGGTTGCGTCGGCCGACGTGGTGGTCGAGGGCGAGAGTCTCGCGGCGCTTGCCGCGAACGTGCCTGAGCGCTTGCATCCCCGCCCTTACGTGCTGTTCGTCGGGGCCGACGACGAGCGCAAGAACCTCGGCGCGCTGCTCGAGGCCTGGCGCGCCATCAACCGCCCTGATCTCGACCTCGTCATCGTGGGCTGTGGCGGAGCGCCACAGCCGAACGTGGTCTGGGTTGCAGACAGCGATGACGCTCGACTCGCCGGTCTCTATCGATGGGCTGAGCTGTTCGTCATGCCCTCCCGCTACGAGGGATTCGGCCTGCCGCTGCTCGAGGCCATGGCGTGTGGCACGCCCGTGGCGGCGGCACGGGCGGCCTCGCTTCCCGAGGTCGGGGGGAGCGCACCGGCCTGGTTCGATCCGGACGATGTCTCCGAGATGGCGGCGGTCATCGATGCATGTCTGAACGACCCGTCTCGTCGGGCCGCCATGGCCCAGGAAGGTCTCGCGCAGGCCCGCGCGTTCACCTGGGAGCGGTGCGCCGAGCAGGTGGTGGAGGTGCTTCGTTGGGCCGCCGCCTCGCGGGCCTAGCGCTCGCAGGGAGGCCGATCAGGCGGTGTAGCGCTCGGCGGCCTGTCGGTGCAGGCGCGCAATCTCACCTGCGAGGGTCTGCGGCGCCAGCACCCGCACGTGGGGGCCCGAACCCATGATCCACTGCACGAGCTCAGGACCGGGGCGGACCTCGAGGTGCATGGTGAGACCGCCGTCCTGGGCGGCCTCGAGTCGCTGCGAGGGGTGCCAGGTGCGCTCGGCGATGTAGCGGGCTTCGTGCGCGTCGAACGAGAGCACCACCTGCGCGAGGGTACCGGAGCTGTCGACGCCGAGGCTCTGGCTGAAGTATCCGGCCGCATCGAAATCGGTGGGAATGGTGTAGGTCATCTCGGTCAGCGCCACCGCGCGCACGCGGCTGAGCGCAAAGGTGCGCAGCGCCCCCCGCAGGTGGCAGCGCCCCACGGCGTACCAGTCGCCCCGTCGATTCGTCAGGTGGTACACGTCGACGTCGCGCGCCGACGTGGTGTCGCTGTGCGCGGCGTAGTACTCCATGCGCACGGCGTGACGGCGCTCGACCGCGCTCACCAGCAGCTCGAGCACGTGGCCGTCGACCTGTCGCGTGGGCGAGGGCT encodes:
- a CDS encoding glycosyltransferase family 1 protein; this encodes MRQEAVVSGDRCSPTTDALRVGVDVAWLPHDRRGMGRFVLQTLLRLQQRSDLSLTLASRSRADRAALELLLDGSERWRFTTWSGWPRCSLDVCWFPWNRVDALPRAPRVVTIHDTAAFDWPRKGRWAWLDNHRAQSRLRRAVARADRVMTVSSFSRDCIARHLGVASADVVVEGESLAALAANVPERLHPRPYVLFVGADDERKNLGALLEAWRAINRPDLDLVIVGCGGAPQPNVVWVADSDDARLAGLYRWAELFVMPSRYEGFGLPLLEAMACGTPVAAARAASLPEVGGSAPAWFDPDDVSEMAAVIDACLNDPSRRAAMAQEGLAQARAFTWERCAEQVVEVLRWAAASRA